Proteins from a single region of Chloroherpeton thalassium ATCC 35110:
- a CDS encoding 4Fe-4S dicluster domain-containing protein, translating to MARYGMVMDMRACVGCQACMAACSMENQTPYWSEKFRTHVEDSAHGEYPNVRRELLPRLCMHCENTPCLSACPTGATYKTEDGIVRINYDRCIGCYACMIACPYDARYPYDGDDVEKAEALYGSDCSHTMPHVDKCSFCEHRVKSGLEPACAATCPTGARIFGDLDDPNSEVHKLSVSGIARPLRAELGTSPKVFYIPA from the coding sequence ATGGCACGTTATGGAATGGTAATGGATATGCGCGCTTGTGTAGGTTGTCAGGCTTGCATGGCTGCTTGTTCAATGGAAAATCAGACGCCGTATTGGAGCGAAAAATTCCGCACGCATGTCGAAGACAGCGCACACGGTGAATATCCGAATGTTCGCCGCGAGCTTTTGCCCCGTCTTTGTATGCACTGCGAAAATACCCCGTGCCTTTCGGCTTGCCCAACCGGCGCAACATACAAAACCGAAGATGGCATCGTTCGCATTAATTACGATCGCTGCATCGGCTGCTACGCCTGCATGATCGCTTGCCCTTACGACGCGCGTTATCCGTATGACGGCGATGATGTGGAAAAAGCGGAAGCGCTTTATGGCAGCGATTGCTCACACACAATGCCGCATGTCGACAAATGCAGCTTCTGCGAGCACCGCGTTAAATCTGGCTTGGAGCCTGCCTGCGCAGCAACTTGCCCAACCGGCGCACGTATTTTCGGCGATTTGGACGACCCAAATAGCGAGGTTCATAAGTTATCTGTTTCGGGCATAGCCAGGCCGCTTCGCGCGGAACTCGGCACGTCACCGAAAGTATTTTACATCCCAGCTTAG
- the nrfD gene encoding NrfD/PsrC family molybdoenzyme membrane anchor subunit, with protein MSFVHQEVWHWQIATYLFLGGLGGATFAIGAILHLFEGCDRKMLSIAVLSGMGFMGIGTIFLLADMLQPMKALYALTNPSSWIFWGVIFINFYFLMATVYVIPLLRSWPKLVLIVEIIPDPILDLMERFNRLAALGGSAAGFLVAIYTGLLISAAPAISFWNTPALPLLFVISAFSTGAAYLLLLSTFSKNDYAHKISEKLEQLDAGLIVTELIILGAYFNFAFFLPTGARASAAELFETPFFVFGFMGAGLLLPLAIETYSIFFSKHSKQSAGVVITASLLVLLGGFLLRYYVLHAGLYQYPW; from the coding sequence ATGTCTTTTGTTCATCAAGAAGTATGGCACTGGCAAATCGCAACTTACCTTTTCTTAGGTGGGCTTGGCGGCGCGACCTTTGCCATCGGCGCCATTCTGCATCTATTTGAAGGATGCGACAGAAAAATGCTGTCCATTGCGGTGCTTTCCGGCATGGGTTTTATGGGAATCGGTACGATTTTCCTTTTGGCTGATATGCTTCAGCCGATGAAAGCGCTTTACGCCTTAACCAATCCCAGCTCGTGGATTTTCTGGGGCGTGATTTTTATTAACTTTTACTTTTTAATGGCGACGGTCTATGTCATTCCGCTGCTGCGCAGTTGGCCAAAATTGGTCTTGATTGTAGAAATCATTCCAGATCCAATTTTAGACCTCATGGAGCGATTCAATCGTTTGGCTGCGCTTGGCGGTTCAGCCGCTGGCTTCTTGGTTGCCATCTACACCGGCCTTTTGATTTCCGCCGCTCCGGCCATCTCTTTTTGGAACACACCGGCGTTGCCGCTTTTGTTCGTGATTTCCGCATTTTCTACCGGTGCTGCGTATCTTTTATTGCTCTCAACTTTTTCCAAAAACGACTATGCACATAAGATTTCGGAAAAATTAGAGCAGCTTGATGCCGGGTTGATTGTAACTGAATTGATTATTCTCGGCGCGTATTTCAACTTTGCCTTTTTCTTGCCGACAGGCGCAAGAGCTTCGGCGGCGGAGTTGTTTGAAACGCCGTTTTTCGTCTTCGGCTTTATGGGCGCAGGTTTGCTTTTGCCGCTTGCCATTGAAACTTACAGCATCTTCTTTAGCAAGCATTCCAAACAATCTGCCGGCGTCGTGATAACCGCCAGTTTGCTCGTTCTTTTGGGCGGGTTTTTGCTTCGTTACTATGTGCTTCATGCCGGATTGTATCAATATCCTTGGTAG